In a single window of the Pseudoxanthomonas sp. F37 genome:
- the imuA gene encoding translesion DNA synthesis-associated protein ImuA has product MGAVVALDTLLAARTLWHAGRSTAIAADGEPTGHAALDALLPQGGWPRRALTELLLPADGVGELALLLPTLARMTQAGSTVAVIAPPYIPYAPAWQAAGVDLALLEIVEAAPRDALWAFEQCLRSGACAAVLGWPVQADGPALRRLQVAADSGECLGFALRERRHAANPSAAALRLEAVRDPQGATAWQVRKCRGGPAPAQPFALVAH; this is encoded by the coding sequence ATGGGCGCTGTCGTCGCCCTCGATACGCTGCTGGCCGCGCGCACGCTGTGGCATGCCGGACGCAGCACGGCCATCGCCGCCGATGGCGAGCCTACCGGCCACGCCGCCCTCGATGCGCTGCTGCCGCAGGGCGGCTGGCCCCGGCGCGCGTTGACCGAATTGCTGCTGCCTGCCGACGGCGTGGGCGAACTGGCGCTGCTGCTGCCGACGCTGGCGCGCATGACCCAGGCCGGCAGCACCGTGGCGGTGATCGCGCCGCCGTACATTCCCTATGCGCCCGCGTGGCAGGCCGCCGGCGTGGATCTGGCGCTGCTGGAAATCGTGGAAGCCGCGCCGCGCGACGCGCTGTGGGCGTTCGAGCAGTGCCTGCGCAGCGGCGCCTGTGCTGCCGTGCTGGGCTGGCCGGTGCAGGCGGATGGACCTGCGCTGCGTCGCCTGCAGGTCGCTGCCGACAGTGGCGAATGCCTCGGCTTCGCGCTGCGCGAGCGCCGCCATGCGGCCAATCCCTCGGCGGCCGCATTGCGGCTGGAAGCGGTGCGCGATCCCCAGGGTGCCACGGCCTGGCAGGTGCGGAAGTGCCGCGGCGGCCCGGCGCCGGCGCAGCCCTTCGCGCTGGTCGCGCATTGA
- a CDS encoding DNA polymerase Y family protein, with amino-acid sequence MLWACVLLPQLALDAVLRRLPDPDAPLALVGGAVQLRTLHAVNAAAAQAGLRAGMRLTAAHALLPEFALVEHDPSAEARWQRFLAAWAYRHSSLVSAQWPGCLVLEVRASFRLLGPWPRIEARLREELGMLGFQHRLALAPTPRAAHVFAGLRDGLAVMQPAAMAEMLDRVPVRRARLPDDAGERLHRMGIRDLRTLRGLPRDSLRRRFGLPVLEHLDRLYGQADDPLAYYAPPDHFDARIELGYEVESHMALLFPLRRLIGDLCTYLSIRDGGVQRFVLRLEHEQGHTDVEVGLLAAEREPAMLFELTRNRLERVQIAQPVVGVRLLARELPPFVPAARDLFDTRPQQQLPWPQLRERLRARLGDEAVHRVAPAGDPRPERAWRCVQGDGGRIEQAPLRPPRPTWLLSQPVPLRDPHPRIVSGPERLESGWWDGQDARRDYYVLETSQGQRAWAFAPPGEQGGWMLHGWFA; translated from the coding sequence ATGCTCTGGGCCTGTGTACTGCTGCCGCAGCTGGCGCTGGACGCCGTCCTCCGGCGCTTGCCTGATCCTGACGCGCCGCTGGCGCTGGTCGGCGGCGCCGTGCAGCTGCGCACCCTGCATGCGGTGAATGCCGCCGCCGCGCAGGCGGGCCTGCGGGCCGGCATGCGCCTGACCGCCGCGCACGCGCTGCTGCCGGAGTTCGCCCTGGTGGAACACGACCCCTCGGCCGAAGCGCGCTGGCAGCGCTTCCTCGCCGCCTGGGCCTACCGCCACAGCTCGCTGGTCAGCGCGCAGTGGCCGGGATGCCTGGTGCTGGAGGTGCGCGCCAGCTTCCGCCTGCTGGGACCGTGGCCGCGCATCGAGGCGCGCCTGCGCGAGGAACTGGGCATGCTGGGGTTCCAGCATCGGCTTGCGCTGGCGCCCACGCCGCGCGCGGCGCATGTGTTCGCAGGCCTGCGCGACGGCCTGGCGGTGATGCAGCCGGCGGCGATGGCGGAGATGCTGGACCGCGTGCCGGTGCGCCGCGCCCGCCTGCCGGACGATGCCGGCGAACGCCTGCACCGCATGGGTATCCGCGACCTGCGCACGCTGCGCGGCTTGCCCCGCGACAGCCTGCGCCGCCGCTTCGGCCTGCCGGTGCTGGAACACCTGGACCGCCTGTACGGACAGGCCGACGATCCGCTGGCGTACTACGCGCCGCCGGACCACTTCGATGCACGCATCGAACTCGGCTACGAAGTCGAGAGCCACATGGCGCTGCTGTTCCCGCTGCGCCGGCTGATCGGTGACCTGTGCACCTACCTGTCCATCCGCGACGGTGGCGTGCAGCGCTTCGTGCTGCGCCTGGAACACGAGCAAGGCCATACCGATGTCGAGGTGGGCCTGCTGGCCGCCGAGCGCGAGCCGGCCATGCTGTTCGAACTGACCCGCAACCGCCTGGAGCGTGTGCAGATCGCGCAGCCGGTGGTGGGTGTGCGCCTGCTGGCGCGCGAACTGCCGCCGTTCGTACCCGCTGCGCGCGACCTGTTCGACACCCGCCCGCAGCAGCAGCTGCCGTGGCCGCAGCTGCGCGAACGCCTGCGCGCGCGCCTGGGCGACGAGGCCGTGCATCGCGTGGCGCCGGCCGGTGATCCGCGTCCGGAGCGCGCATGGCGATGCGTACAGGGCGATGGCGGGCGCATCGAACAGGCACCCCTGCGCCCGCCGCGTCCCACCTGGTTGTTGTCGCAGCCGGTGCCGCTGCGCGATCCGCACCCGCGTATCGTCTCCGGCCCCGAACGGCTGGAAAGCGGCTGGTGGGACGGTCAGGACGCGCGCCGCGACTACTACGTGCTGGAGACCTCGCAGGGCCAGCGCGCCTGGGCCTTCGCGCCGCCGGGCGAGCAGGGCGGCTGGATGCTGCACGGGTGGTTCGCATGA
- a CDS encoding alpha-ketoglutarate-dependent dioxygenase AlkB, which translates to MHALSMLAEDLFAPAMVQLVDDAEGGIRYWPDAIDPATARRWFELLRAGAAWTHLQRPMYDRIVDVPRLLANYAVDALPDDLPLAQLLACVQARAPAPYSRIGMNLYRDGNDSVAMHGDKLHTVASGHPITLVSLGAPRRMLIRARTGRRETLAVDLQPGSVLSMSHASQSTHEHGIPKTRRAQGSRISVVFRVRPPSSPLPAQRGEGAAGG; encoded by the coding sequence ATGCACGCGCTCTCCATGCTGGCCGAGGACCTGTTTGCGCCTGCGATGGTGCAACTGGTGGACGATGCCGAAGGCGGCATCCGCTACTGGCCGGATGCCATCGATCCTGCGACCGCACGGCGCTGGTTCGAGCTGCTGCGCGCGGGCGCCGCCTGGACGCATCTGCAGCGTCCGATGTACGACCGCATCGTCGACGTGCCTCGGCTGCTGGCGAACTACGCCGTGGACGCATTGCCGGACGACCTTCCGCTGGCGCAGTTGCTGGCCTGCGTGCAGGCGAGGGCGCCCGCGCCCTACTCGCGCATCGGCATGAACCTCTACCGCGACGGCAACGACAGCGTCGCCATGCATGGCGACAAGCTGCACACCGTGGCGTCCGGCCATCCGATCACGCTGGTGTCGCTGGGCGCGCCGCGGCGCATGCTGATCCGTGCGCGCACGGGCCGGCGCGAGACGCTGGCGGTGGATCTGCAGCCGGGCAGCGTGCTTTCGATGAGCCACGCCTCGCAGAGCACGCATGAACACGGCATTCCGAAGACCCGTCGTGCGCAGGGGTCGCGGATCAGCGTGGTGTTCCGGGTGAGGCCGCCGAGTTCCCCTCTCCCTGCGCAGCGGGGAGAGGGTGCCGCAGGCGGGTGA
- a CDS encoding error-prone DNA polymerase has protein sequence MSRDEERGDYPGAHVPRAWETAHRLRAHAAANDDAPADDGLPAYAELHCLSDFSFLRGASSAEDLFVRAKHCGYQALAITDECSLAGIVRGLEASRATGLRLIVGSEFTLKCGLKCVLLVETLAGYVRLCEVITTARRASPKGTYALTRQDVERVLGDGDPETGGLFALWLPARMPDEAQGLWLQQVFGARAHLAVELHREHDDAARLQQLLDLSARLAMPAVAAGDVHMDVRRQRMLQDTMTAIRHALPLAECGGHLFRNGERHLRTRRALGNIHPHALLEGAAALARRCTFSMEEVKYRYPAELVPHGHTPASWLRELTERGMRERWKGDVPPAIVAQIDDELALIARLEYEAFFLTVEDIVRFAKSQGILCQGRGSSANSAVCYALGITVVNPGESRLLMARFLSEERGEPPDIDVDFEHARREEVLQYVYGKYGRRRAALAATVIRYRGKSAVRDVAKAFGLPPDQIALLAECFGWGNGETPMEQRLREAGFDPDNPLIRRVLAVTAQLRGHPRHLSQHVGGFVINDGPLSEVVPVENAAMADRTIIQWDKDDLETMKLLKVDCLALGMLTCIQKAVELVAKHRGYRIDLAHEPPAGDGPTYAMIQAADTVGVFQIESRAQMSMLPRLKPRNFYDLVIEVAIVRPGPIQGGMVHPYLRRRQGKEAVTYPSRGIEAILGNTLGIPLFQEQVMELVIHAGYTPSEADGLRRSMAAWGRGGDMAPHRDKIRRLMEKKNYSPEFIDQIFEQIKGFGSYGFPQSHAASFAKLVYISCWLKRHEPAAFVCALLNAQPMGFYSASQIVQDARRGHGGRRGIEVRPVDVTCSDWDNTLEGGHARVGADDGGQAALRLGMRQVNGLSEATARAIMSARAQRPFADVRDLCLRADLDEKARSALAEAGALQSLAGHRHAARWAVAGVERQRPLLPGSPDEDDIVLPAPSRVEDVLSDYRVTGLTLGVHPLALLRERLRRQRVVDSRQLQDLPHGRGVHVAGIVTQRQRPGTASGVIFVTLEDEHGVVNVVVWARIAERRRKALLGARLLGVRGRWEHVDGVRHLIAHDLHDFSHLLGELDTRSRDFH, from the coding sequence ATGAGCCGCGACGAGGAGCGCGGCGACTACCCGGGCGCGCACGTGCCGCGCGCCTGGGAGACCGCGCACCGGCTGCGGGCGCATGCGGCGGCCAATGACGATGCGCCCGCCGACGATGGCTTGCCGGCCTATGCCGAACTGCACTGCCTGTCGGATTTCTCTTTCCTGCGTGGCGCCTCCAGTGCGGAGGACCTGTTCGTCCGCGCCAAGCATTGTGGCTACCAGGCGCTGGCGATCACCGACGAATGCTCGCTGGCCGGCATCGTGCGCGGGCTGGAAGCCTCGCGGGCCACCGGGCTGAGGCTGATCGTCGGCAGCGAGTTCACCTTGAAGTGCGGGTTGAAGTGCGTGCTGCTGGTGGAAACCCTCGCAGGATACGTGCGCCTGTGCGAAGTGATCACCACCGCGCGCCGCGCGAGCCCCAAGGGCACCTATGCGTTGACGCGGCAGGACGTGGAGCGGGTGCTGGGCGATGGCGATCCGGAAACCGGCGGGCTGTTCGCGCTGTGGCTGCCGGCGCGCATGCCGGATGAAGCGCAGGGGCTTTGGCTGCAACAGGTGTTCGGCGCGCGTGCGCACCTGGCGGTGGAACTGCATCGCGAGCATGACGATGCCGCACGCCTGCAGCAGCTGCTCGATCTGTCCGCGCGGCTGGCGATGCCGGCCGTGGCGGCCGGCGACGTGCACATGGACGTGCGCCGGCAACGGATGCTGCAGGACACGATGACGGCGATCCGCCATGCGTTGCCGCTGGCCGAGTGCGGGGGGCACCTGTTCCGCAACGGCGAACGCCATCTGCGCACACGCCGGGCGTTGGGCAACATCCACCCGCATGCATTGCTCGAAGGGGCGGCCGCGTTGGCGCGGCGCTGCACCTTCTCGATGGAAGAGGTGAAGTACCGCTATCCGGCCGAACTGGTGCCCCACGGCCACACGCCGGCCAGCTGGCTGCGCGAGCTGACCGAGCGGGGCATGCGCGAACGCTGGAAGGGCGATGTGCCGCCGGCCATCGTCGCCCAGATCGACGACGAACTGGCCCTCATCGCCAGACTGGAATACGAAGCGTTCTTCCTCACCGTGGAGGACATCGTCCGTTTCGCGAAATCGCAGGGCATCCTCTGCCAGGGGCGTGGTTCTTCGGCCAATTCCGCCGTGTGCTACGCCCTGGGCATTACCGTGGTGAACCCCGGGGAGAGCCGGCTGCTGATGGCGCGCTTCCTGTCCGAGGAGCGTGGCGAACCACCGGACATCGATGTCGACTTCGAGCACGCACGGCGCGAGGAGGTGCTGCAGTACGTCTATGGCAAGTATGGCCGCCGTCGTGCGGCGCTGGCCGCCACCGTCATCCGCTATCGCGGCAAGAGCGCGGTGCGCGACGTGGCCAAGGCCTTCGGCCTGCCGCCGGACCAGATCGCGCTGCTGGCCGAATGCTTCGGCTGGGGCAATGGCGAGACGCCGATGGAACAGCGCCTGCGGGAAGCCGGCTTCGACCCTGACAATCCGCTGATCCGACGCGTACTGGCGGTGACGGCGCAGCTGCGCGGCCATCCGCGCCATCTCTCCCAGCATGTCGGCGGCTTCGTCATCAACGACGGGCCGCTGTCCGAGGTCGTGCCGGTGGAGAACGCGGCGATGGCCGACCGCACCATCATCCAATGGGACAAGGACGACCTGGAGACGATGAAGTTGCTGAAGGTCGATTGCCTGGCCCTCGGCATGCTGACCTGCATCCAGAAGGCCGTGGAGCTGGTGGCGAAGCATCGCGGTTACAGGATCGACCTGGCGCACGAGCCGCCCGCAGGGGACGGACCCACCTACGCCATGATCCAGGCCGCCGACACCGTGGGCGTGTTCCAGATCGAGTCGCGCGCGCAGATGAGCATGCTGCCGCGGTTGAAACCCCGCAATTTCTACGACCTGGTGATCGAAGTGGCCATCGTGCGCCCCGGCCCCATCCAGGGCGGCATGGTGCATCCGTACCTGCGGCGCCGGCAGGGCAAGGAAGCGGTGACGTATCCCTCCAGGGGTATCGAAGCCATCCTCGGCAATACGCTGGGCATCCCGCTGTTCCAGGAGCAGGTGATGGAACTGGTGATCCATGCCGGCTACACACCGTCGGAGGCCGATGGCCTGCGCCGTTCGATGGCGGCGTGGGGCAGGGGCGGGGACATGGCGCCGCATCGCGACAAGATCCGTCGGCTGATGGAGAAGAAGAATTATTCCCCGGAGTTCATCGACCAGATCTTCGAACAGATCAAGGGTTTCGGCTCCTACGGCTTTCCGCAGAGCCATGCGGCGTCCTTCGCCAAGCTGGTCTACATCAGCTGCTGGTTGAAGCGGCACGAGCCGGCGGCGTTCGTGTGCGCGCTGCTCAATGCGCAGCCGATGGGGTTCTATTCGGCCAGCCAGATCGTGCAGGACGCACGCCGCGGGCATGGCGGGCGGCGCGGCATCGAGGTACGGCCGGTCGATGTGACGTGCAGCGACTGGGACAACACCCTGGAAGGCGGGCATGCGCGTGTGGGGGCGGACGATGGCGGGCAGGCCGCGCTGCGGCTGGGCATGCGCCAGGTCAATGGCCTGTCCGAGGCGACGGCGAGGGCGATCATGTCCGCACGCGCACAGCGCCCTTTCGCCGACGTGCGCGACCTGTGCCTGCGCGCCGACCTCGACGAGAAGGCACGCAGTGCGCTGGCCGAAGCAGGCGCACTGCAGTCGCTTGCCGGCCATCGCCACGCGGCGCGTTGGGCGGTGGCCGGCGTCGAGCGCCAGCGTCCGTTGTTGCCTGGAAGTCCCGACGAGGACGATATCGTGCTTCCCGCACCGAGCCGGGTCGAAGACGTGCTGTCGGATTACCGCGTCACCGGATTGACGCTGGGCGTGCATCCACTGGCGTTGCTGCGGGAGCGCCTGCGCCGGCAGCGGGTGGTCGATTCGCGCCAACTGCAGGACCTGCCGCACGGGCGTGGCGTGCATGTGGCCGGCATTGTCACCCAGCGCCAGCGGCCGGGGACGGCCAGCGGCGTCATCTTCGTCACCCTGGAAGACGAGCATGGCGTGGTCAACGTGGTGGTCTGGGCGCGCATCGCCGAACGCCGGCGCAAGGCGCTGCTGGGCGCACGCCTGTTGGGCGTGCGCGGACGCTGGGAGCACGTCGACGGCGTGCGCCACCTGATCGCCCACGACCTGCATGATTTCAGCCATCTGCTGGGCGAGCTGGACACCCGTTCGCGCGATTTCCACTGA